Proteins found in one Bremerella volcania genomic segment:
- a CDS encoding SRPBCC family protein, whose protein sequence is MVAPIERQTLTIRRVLKAPPELVFDVWTQPEHMLRWFSPAESYTNPFIEVDLRVGGAYRIAFLSPEGVQSIVGGRYLEIARPDKLVFSWKWEDHDRFGDHETTVSLEFNACDEGTELVMNHEGLPVGPMLEEHNWGWQGTLRRLEKALAAT, encoded by the coding sequence ATGGTTGCACCGATCGAACGGCAGACTCTAACAATTCGGCGTGTCCTGAAAGCTCCGCCCGAACTGGTCTTCGATGTCTGGACCCAGCCGGAACACATGCTGCGTTGGTTCTCGCCGGCGGAAAGTTACACCAATCCATTTATCGAAGTCGACCTGCGTGTTGGTGGAGCATACCGAATCGCCTTTCTCTCGCCCGAGGGCGTGCAGTCAATCGTAGGCGGTCGGTACCTCGAAATCGCTAGGCCTGACAAACTCGTGTTTTCTTGGAAGTGGGAAGACCACGACCGATTTGGCGATCACGAGACAACAGTGTCACTCGAATTCAATGCGTGTGACGAAGGCACCGAACTTGTCATGAATCACGAAGGACTGCCCGTCGGTCCCATGTTGGAAGAACACAACTGGGGTTGGCAAGGAACGCTCAGACGCTTGGAAAAGGCACTCGCCGCAACTTAG
- the ectB gene encoding diaminobutyrate--2-oxoglutarate transaminase, with the protein MNIIDRMESNVRSYCRSFPVTFKTAKDHLIIDEHGKAYIDFFAGAGSLNYGHNNDTLKSALLDYISGDGITHALDMTTVAKKRLLQSMQDVLFAPRSMEYKVMFPGPTGTNAVESALKLARKVTGRRNVISFTNGFHGMTLGSLAITGNSGKRAGAGVSLHDTTHMPFCDYFDAETDTIAMIENYLEDNSSGIDKPAAFILETVQAEGGVNVASKEWLRRIAELAKASGALLILDDIQVGCGRTGPFFSFEFAGIEPDIICLSKSFSGYGLPLSVALMKPEFDAFKPGEHNGTFRGHNPAFVTAATAIETYWRDDRLSKEVHEKARIIKDAFLEMADRYDGSVRGRGMIQGIEFPDTSLAGKISKSAFGRGLIVETAGPNDEVLKVLPPLTIEYDALKEGLRIITEAIHENLKAEVKTKTIVSAKP; encoded by the coding sequence ATGAATATTATTGACCGAATGGAATCTAACGTCCGTAGTTACTGCCGTTCGTTCCCTGTGACGTTCAAGACGGCAAAGGATCACTTGATCATCGATGAACACGGCAAGGCGTACATCGACTTCTTCGCAGGTGCCGGCTCGTTGAACTACGGCCACAACAACGACACCCTGAAGAGCGCGCTGCTTGACTATATCTCCGGCGACGGCATTACGCACGCGCTGGACATGACGACGGTCGCCAAGAAACGTCTGCTGCAATCGATGCAGGATGTTCTATTCGCCCCGCGTTCAATGGAATACAAGGTGATGTTCCCCGGCCCCACGGGAACCAACGCCGTCGAAAGCGCGTTGAAACTGGCACGTAAGGTCACCGGCCGTCGCAACGTCATCTCGTTCACCAACGGTTTCCATGGCATGACGCTTGGTTCGCTGGCGATCACCGGGAACAGTGGCAAGCGGGCTGGTGCTGGCGTTTCGCTGCACGATACGACGCACATGCCGTTCTGCGACTACTTCGACGCCGAGACCGATACGATCGCGATGATCGAAAACTACCTGGAAGACAACTCCAGCGGTATTGACAAACCGGCGGCGTTCATCCTGGAAACGGTTCAGGCCGAAGGCGGCGTCAACGTTGCCTCGAAGGAATGGCTGAGACGGATTGCCGAACTAGCCAAGGCGTCTGGTGCCCTGCTGATCCTGGATGATATTCAGGTCGGTTGTGGCCGTACGGGCCCATTCTTCAGCTTTGAATTCGCCGGGATCGAACCAGACATCATCTGTTTGTCGAAGTCGTTCTCTGGTTATGGTCTGCCACTTTCGGTGGCGCTGATGAAGCCCGAGTTCGACGCCTTCAAGCCAGGCGAACACAATGGTACGTTCCGTGGCCATAACCCGGCGTTCGTCACTGCGGCCACCGCCATCGAAACGTACTGGCGTGACGATCGTCTGTCGAAGGAAGTCCACGAAAAGGCCCGCATCATCAAGGATGCGTTCCTGGAAATGGCCGACCGCTACGACGGTAGCGTCCGTGGTCGCGGGATGATTCAGGGTATCGAGTTCCCCGATACTTCCTTGGCCGGCAAAATCTCGAAGTCGGCCTTCGGTCGCGGCTTGATCGTCGAAACGGCCGGACCGAACGATGAAGTGTTGAAGGTTCTGCCGCCACTGACCATCGAGTACGACGCGCTGAAGGAAGGTCTGCGGATCATCACCGAAGCGATCCACGAGAACCTGAAGGCGGAAGTTAAGACCAAGACAATTGTCTCGGCGAAGCCATAA
- the ehuC gene encoding ectoine/hydroxyectoine ABC transporter permease subunit EhuC, with the protein MSNLPPPLDLLPFLLEGLWITVIITLGGCAVAIGMSVLFGVWSKSTDPILRWLSAIYITVFRGASALILLYWFYFAMPELTNIRLDAITTGILVLGANVGAYGAEVVRASLEAIPKGQYQAAAALNLSRWQTMRYVIFPQAILSMIPPFGNLMIELLKGTALVSTITVADLTLQGKFLRDDTHRSFEIFGLLLVIYFLLSMTITGVFRLLEHRHSQGRDYGGGN; encoded by the coding sequence GTGAGTAACCTCCCTCCTCCTCTGGATCTGCTCCCCTTCCTACTCGAAGGGCTCTGGATCACCGTCATCATTACGCTCGGCGGCTGTGCCGTGGCGATTGGCATGTCGGTGCTGTTTGGCGTGTGGAGCAAATCGACCGATCCGATTTTGCGTTGGCTGAGCGCGATCTACATCACCGTGTTCCGCGGTGCCAGTGCGTTGATCCTCTTGTACTGGTTCTATTTCGCGATGCCGGAACTGACCAACATTCGACTCGATGCCATCACCACCGGCATCTTAGTGCTGGGAGCCAACGTGGGTGCCTACGGCGCCGAGGTCGTCCGGGCAAGTCTCGAAGCGATCCCGAAAGGTCAATATCAGGCCGCCGCGGCATTGAACCTCAGCCGCTGGCAGACGATGCGCTACGTCATTTTCCCGCAAGCGATCCTCAGCATGATTCCTCCGTTTGGTAACCTCATGATCGAACTGCTGAAAGGAACGGCCCTCGTCTCGACGATCACCGTGGCCGACCTTACCTTGCAAGGCAAGTTCCTCCGCGACGATACGCATCGCTCGTTCGAGATCTTCGGGCTGCTGCTGGTGATCTACTTCCTTCTGTCGATGACGATCACCGGCGTATTCCGGCTGCTGGAGCATCGTCACTCCCAAGGCCGCGATTACGGAGGAGGGAACTAA
- a CDS encoding DUF6940 family protein — MQADIREIPGRQAVCLRISIDGAALSFEQFAANLSRDAEFQTAFNETLAKSTYEALRWELPGLTATNWTQPFECVLVESLELRRSARWSAFEEHFDGDKQVVTFANLRGDATLVVPLPIAEANAYPHLAAFARDAPTEQQRELWQMVGEVLEKRIGAKPVWLSTAGAGIPWLHVRLDDRPKYYSYAPYRSLLETGP, encoded by the coding sequence ATGCAGGCCGATATACGCGAAATCCCGGGGAGACAGGCCGTATGCTTACGGATTTCCATCGATGGGGCAGCGCTGAGTTTTGAACAATTCGCTGCGAATCTCTCTCGCGATGCTGAGTTTCAAACGGCCTTTAATGAGACACTTGCCAAGTCAACCTACGAAGCACTTCGCTGGGAGCTTCCAGGTTTGACGGCCACCAATTGGACGCAGCCGTTCGAGTGCGTATTGGTCGAAAGCCTGGAACTGCGGCGATCGGCCCGCTGGTCCGCGTTTGAAGAACACTTTGACGGCGACAAACAAGTCGTGACCTTCGCGAACTTGCGCGGCGATGCGACCTTGGTGGTGCCATTGCCGATTGCCGAAGCGAATGCCTATCCTCACCTGGCTGCGTTCGCACGAGACGCCCCGACAGAGCAGCAGCGGGAGCTATGGCAGATGGTGGGCGAGGTTCTTGAGAAGCGAATCGGCGCGAAGCCGGTCTGGCTAAGCACAGCCGGCGCTGGCATCCCTTGGCTGCATGTTCGATTGGATGATCGGCCGAAGTATTATTCGTATGCTCCTTATCGATCGCTGCTGGAAACGGGCCCGTAG
- a CDS encoding DinB family protein — protein MESKQQLTHSLRTAYSITLPLLEDLQDAPMTPPTAHGGNHPTWLAGHLAHSVGFLLWDVMQAKPNPLAQWNELFQGGSQPQSNKAVYPAYEEILSKFKSMHEEAFALLETLSESDLEQPSKNPPPNFEEVFGTWRQCFSALALHLANHRGQAAVCRTALGREPLLA, from the coding sequence GTGGAATCAAAACAACAGCTTACGCATTCTCTCCGCACGGCGTACTCGATCACCTTGCCACTACTTGAAGACCTTCAAGATGCTCCCATGACCCCACCCACCGCGCACGGCGGCAATCACCCGACTTGGCTTGCAGGCCACCTTGCCCACAGCGTTGGTTTTTTGCTGTGGGACGTCATGCAAGCCAAGCCCAACCCATTAGCCCAGTGGAATGAACTATTCCAAGGTGGCTCGCAGCCACAGTCCAATAAGGCCGTGTATCCCGCCTACGAAGAGATCCTCTCGAAGTTTAAGTCGATGCATGAGGAAGCGTTCGCCCTGCTGGAAACCCTATCCGAATCGGACCTGGAACAGCCGAGTAAGAATCCACCACCAAACTTCGAAGAGGTATTCGGCACATGGCGACAATGCTTCAGTGCGTTGGCTTTACACCTGGCCAATCACCGCGGTCAGGCAGCTGTCTGTCGTACGGCCTTGGGACGTGAACCACTGTTAGCCTAA
- a CDS encoding ectoine synthase, translating into MLVRSLDEIKGTERDVEGGNWNSRRLLLAGDKMGFSLHDTILREGTTTPIHYQNHLEAVYCIEGHATVELVPSGEKFEIKPGTVYALDKNDKHLLTAHVDTRMVCVFNPPVVGNEVHDENGVYPAATDS; encoded by the coding sequence ATGCTGGTACGTAGCTTAGACGAGATCAAAGGGACGGAGCGAGACGTTGAAGGGGGGAACTGGAATAGCCGTCGTCTTCTATTGGCCGGCGACAAGATGGGGTTTTCGCTGCATGACACGATCTTACGAGAAGGGACCACGACCCCGATTCACTACCAGAACCATCTCGAAGCGGTCTACTGCATCGAAGGGCATGCGACCGTCGAACTGGTGCCCAGCGGCGAGAAGTTCGAGATCAAGCCAGGCACCGTTTATGCCCTGGATAAGAACGACAAACACTTGCTGACTGCCCACGTCGATACCCGCATGGTATGCGTGTTCAATCCACCTGTGGTAGGCAATGAAGTTCACGACGAAAATGGCGTCTATCCGGCTGCGACCGATAGCTAA
- the ectA gene encoding diaminobutyrate acetyltransferase, with the protein MNIRKPRVEDGAQLRQLVANSEEIDDNSCYLYLLLCQDFADTCVVAELDGLIVGFVTGYTPPTRPTSLFVWQVVVAPEARRQGLARRMLEALIAQFPGEKLEWVEATITPDNQPSRRLFDALARSMHAEIGFTPYFLAEHFGTFAHDPEELCRVGPIGPNRERS; encoded by the coding sequence ATGAATATCCGGAAACCTCGCGTCGAAGATGGCGCGCAGCTTCGTCAGTTGGTCGCCAACAGCGAAGAGATAGACGACAACTCGTGCTACCTCTATCTGCTGTTGTGTCAAGATTTCGCCGACACATGTGTCGTCGCGGAACTCGATGGTTTGATCGTTGGCTTCGTCACCGGCTACACCCCACCAACACGGCCAACTTCGTTATTCGTATGGCAGGTGGTTGTCGCACCGGAAGCGCGACGTCAGGGACTTGCCAGACGAATGTTAGAAGCACTGATAGCTCAATTTCCCGGTGAGAAGCTCGAGTGGGTCGAGGCGACGATTACGCCTGACAACCAGCCCTCTCGCCGACTCTTTGATGCCCTGGCACGCTCTATGCATGCGGAGATAGGGTTCACGCCTTATTTCTTAGCGGAACACTTCGGAACTTTTGCCCATGACCCGGAAGAACTTTGCCGGGTCGGCCCAATTGGCCCCAACCGAGAGAGATCATGA
- a CDS encoding ArsR/SmtB family transcription factor has product MVHSRSLQLDETFFALSDPTRREMLSRMAGGEMTVAELADPFEMSAPAISKHLRVLEKAGLLEQQKDGRIRRCRLIAAPLKDAAQWVEQYRQFWEDRLDSLDQYLAEIQSTDTPSKKSKTQKPNKKKKS; this is encoded by the coding sequence GTGGTCCATTCACGAAGTCTACAACTCGACGAAACGTTTTTCGCACTCTCAGACCCCACCCGTCGTGAGATGCTTTCGCGAATGGCAGGCGGAGAAATGACCGTCGCGGAGCTTGCCGATCCCTTCGAGATGTCCGCTCCGGCGATCTCCAAACACCTTCGCGTGCTGGAGAAGGCAGGCCTGCTCGAGCAGCAGAAAGACGGACGCATCCGCCGGTGCCGCCTCATTGCAGCTCCGCTGAAAGACGCGGCCCAGTGGGTCGAGCAGTACCGCCAGTTCTGGGAAGACCGCCTCGATAGCTTGGATCAATACCTCGCCGAGATTCAGTCCACCGACACACCCTCGAAGAAATCTAAAACCCAGAAACCCAATAAGAAAAAAAAGTCGTAA
- the ehuA gene encoding ectoine/hydroxyectoine ABC transporter ATP-binding protein EhuA codes for MSETTPQLQVRDLQKTYGINQVLRGLNIDIQSGEKIAIIGPSGSGKSTLLRILMTLEAPNGGSVKVDGESVWTMNFNGQEKKANEAHMHRMRSKLGMVFQHFFLFPHLSVRQNLTLAPKLVSNVSGSVADQMAMDLLKMVGMDGKADAFPAQLSGGQKQRVAIARALAMQPEIMLFDEVTSALDPELVHEVLNVLRKLAEKSDMTMLLVTHEMNFAREIADRVLFFDSGVILEEGPPSEIFTEPKQQRTQEFLKTVLEA; via the coding sequence ATGAGTGAAACGACACCCCAACTTCAAGTTCGTGACCTTCAAAAAACCTACGGCATCAACCAGGTGCTGCGTGGCCTGAACATCGACATTCAGTCTGGCGAAAAGATCGCGATCATCGGTCCCAGTGGTTCCGGCAAAAGCACCCTGCTGCGCATCCTGATGACGCTGGAAGCCCCGAACGGTGGAAGCGTCAAAGTCGATGGCGAGTCGGTCTGGACGATGAACTTCAACGGCCAAGAGAAAAAGGCCAACGAAGCCCACATGCATCGTATGCGGTCGAAGCTGGGGATGGTGTTTCAACACTTCTTCCTCTTTCCGCATCTTTCCGTACGTCAGAACTTAACGTTGGCACCGAAACTGGTCAGTAACGTCTCAGGCTCCGTTGCCGACCAGATGGCAATGGACTTGCTGAAGATGGTCGGCATGGACGGCAAAGCCGATGCCTTCCCGGCGCAGCTCTCTGGCGGGCAGAAGCAGCGCGTCGCGATTGCCCGGGCCTTGGCGATGCAACCGGAAATCATGCTGTTTGACGAGGTCACCTCGGCACTCGACCCGGAACTGGTCCACGAAGTGTTGAACGTCCTCCGCAAGCTGGCCGAGAAGTCCGACATGACGATGCTGCTGGTAACGCACGAGATGAACTTTGCCCGCGAGATCGCCGACCGTGTTCTGTTTTTCGACAGCGGAGTAATCCTCGAAGAAGGTCCGCCAAGCGAGATCTTCACCGAGCCCAAACAGCAACGCACCCAAGAATTCCTCAAGACTGTTTTAGAAGCCTAG
- the thpD gene encoding ectoine hydroxylase has product MPQTSSLDTDPYASRFGNSWELAPRLDPVVWDWDASGPLSRQQLSDFEDRGYSALPQLVSTNRARSLLAEARYLQSTLDPNLDHVISEPTSQEIRSIFRVHQDNEYFAKVCRDESIVAVARQILGSDVYLHQSRINFKPAFQGKEFFWHSDFETWHMEDGMPRMRAVSISISLTENDEFNGPLMLVSGSHKSYVRCVGETPDEHFRSSLKNQEYGVPSREALHLLVEQGEIVAPKGGPGSAVMFDCNTMHASVGNLSPYPRTNLFLVFNSVENPLEAPFGGTEPRPTFLSYRP; this is encoded by the coding sequence ATGCCGCAAACATCTTCGCTTGATACCGACCCGTACGCATCGCGTTTTGGTAACTCTTGGGAGTTGGCTCCTCGCCTGGACCCGGTTGTTTGGGATTGGGATGCTTCTGGGCCGCTCTCCCGGCAACAGTTGTCGGACTTTGAAGATAGGGGCTACTCGGCGCTGCCCCAACTGGTCAGCACGAATCGTGCTCGGAGTTTATTAGCCGAGGCACGTTATCTTCAAAGTACGCTCGATCCCAATCTCGATCACGTGATCTCCGAACCGACCAGCCAAGAGATCCGCTCCATCTTTCGCGTCCACCAGGACAACGAGTACTTTGCCAAGGTATGCCGCGACGAGAGCATTGTAGCCGTCGCCCGCCAAATCCTGGGCAGCGACGTCTATCTCCATCAATCGCGGATCAACTTCAAGCCGGCCTTTCAAGGTAAAGAATTTTTCTGGCATTCCGACTTTGAAACTTGGCACATGGAAGATGGAATGCCCCGCATGCGTGCGGTCAGTATCTCGATCAGCCTGACCGAGAATGACGAGTTCAACGGTCCGCTGATGTTGGTCAGCGGATCGCATAAGTCGTACGTCCGCTGCGTGGGCGAAACACCGGACGAGCACTTCCGTAGTTCGTTGAAGAATCAAGAGTACGGCGTTCCCAGCCGCGAGGCGCTTCACCTGCTAGTCGAGCAAGGCGAGATCGTCGCGCCCAAAGGTGGGCCTGGTTCGGCAGTCATGTTCGACTGCAATACGATGCACGCTTCGGTTGGAAACTTAAGTCCGTATCCAAGGACCAACTTGTTCCTGGTCTTCAACAGTGTCGAGAATCCGCTCGAAGCACCATTTGGTGGAACAGAGCCTAGGCCGACGTTCTTGAGCTATCGACCATGA
- the ehuD gene encoding ectoine/hydroxyectoine ABC transporter permease subunit EhuD → MWKWDVVWQVMPDILNGLVVTLEAVAGGMVLALLLGLLWAVMRRSKSHYISWPAWGVVEFVRSTPLLVQLFFVYYVMIDIVGRGFSPLMTGILVLGVHYSCYTAEVYRAGLDGIARGQWNAAKALNLTPYQTYRYVILPQAIPPILPNLGNYLIAMLKEAPLLSTITVLEILNEAKIFGNEHYRYLEPLTIVGVLFILLSLLAGLSVEWLRKRTAAMTS, encoded by the coding sequence ATGTGGAAGTGGGACGTCGTCTGGCAAGTGATGCCGGACATCCTGAATGGCCTGGTCGTCACGCTTGAAGCGGTCGCCGGCGGTATGGTGTTGGCGCTGCTGCTGGGACTTCTCTGGGCGGTCATGCGTCGCTCGAAGTCGCACTACATCAGTTGGCCGGCCTGGGGCGTGGTGGAATTCGTTCGCAGTACGCCGCTGCTGGTGCAGTTGTTTTTCGTGTACTACGTGATGATCGATATCGTTGGCCGCGGCTTCTCGCCGCTGATGACAGGCATATTGGTTCTCGGGGTGCATTACAGCTGCTACACGGCAGAAGTCTACCGGGCAGGTCTCGACGGGATTGCCCGCGGCCAATGGAATGCGGCCAAAGCGCTGAACCTGACTCCTTATCAAACGTACCGCTACGTGATCCTTCCCCAAGCGATTCCGCCCATCCTGCCGAACTTGGGCAATTACCTGATCGCGATGCTCAAAGAGGCCCCGCTTCTGTCGACGATCACGGTCCTGGAAATCTTGAACGAAGCGAAGATCTTCGGCAACGAACACTACCGATACCTCGAACCCCTGACGATCGTGGGTGTGCTGTTTATCCTGCTCAGCCTGTTGGCTGGCTTGTCGGTTGAATGGCTACGCAAACGCACCGCGGCAATGACCTCATGA
- a CDS encoding type II toxin-antitoxin system RelE/ParE family toxin: protein MPKIDWTYSAQDDLADILFHIAVIDRRMERADRIYDEIVEYAESHISKKLPGHVHPEAPERWLYVRYKHWLIFYQATYNETQIMRVVDGSRHLPSTL from the coding sequence GTGCCGAAAATAGACTGGACTTATTCGGCACAGGATGACCTGGCGGATATTCTCTTTCACATTGCGGTAATTGATCGGCGTATGGAACGAGCCGATCGTATCTATGACGAGATCGTAGAATACGCGGAAAGCCATATCTCGAAGAAACTGCCAGGACATGTCCACCCCGAAGCCCCTGAACGGTGGCTGTATGTTCGCTACAAACACTGGCTCATCTTTTATCAAGCGACCTACAATGAAACTCAAATCATGCGCGTAGTTGATGGCTCTCGCCATTTGCCCAGCACACTCTAA
- a CDS encoding MarC family protein, with amino-acid sequence MLSQELIDSTTLLLVLLNPFLLCIYLLDLIQGLDTNGFARTMVRAGLMSAAIYFGFAVVGDTVFTTIFKVRYESFLLFGGIVFLLVSVRLVMNGSSAMKGLRGEEPHGAEGTALPFMLGPGTISASIVTGAKVSIPEAAGAIAFSVFVCVVSIIILKWIHDIIRKRHEKIMERYLDTIGRIMALLTGTIAVDMILNGLGRWLGTGAS; translated from the coding sequence ATGCTTAGCCAAGAGCTGATTGACTCGACGACGTTACTTCTTGTTCTGCTGAATCCTTTCCTGTTATGCATCTACCTGTTAGACCTGATCCAGGGGCTGGATACCAACGGCTTCGCGCGAACGATGGTTCGGGCAGGGCTGATGAGTGCGGCCATCTACTTCGGCTTCGCGGTCGTCGGTGACACGGTCTTCACGACGATCTTCAAGGTCCGCTACGAATCGTTCCTGCTATTCGGCGGCATCGTCTTTTTGTTGGTCTCGGTTCGCCTGGTGATGAACGGCAGCAGCGCGATGAAAGGACTGCGCGGCGAAGAACCGCACGGTGCCGAAGGAACGGCCTTACCCTTCATGCTCGGGCCTGGCACCATCAGCGCCTCGATCGTGACCGGGGCGAAGGTCAGCATTCCGGAAGCCGCCGGAGCGATCGCGTTCTCGGTCTTCGTTTGCGTCGTCTCGATCATCATCCTGAAGTGGATCCACGACATCATTCGCAAGCGTCACGAAAAGATCATGGAGCGCTACCTCGACACGATCGGCCGAATCATGGCCCTGCTGACCGGGACGATCGCCGTGGATATGATCCTCAACGGGCTGGGCCGATGGCTGGGAACTGGGGCGAGTTAG
- the ehuB gene encoding ectoine/hydroxyectoine ABC transporter substrate-binding protein EhuB has translation MGVIFWQANRPNTSGETTLARIQKAGTVRIGFANEAPYGYLDTSTGKVTGEAPEIAKAILKRMGIDHVQPIVADFGSLIPGLKAKRFDIIAAGMYITPQRAKEISFSNPSYAIGESFIVKAGNPLQLHGYEDVRNNPDVKLGVMGGSVEQGYARDMGVDDSQVLVFSDYNSAILGLKGGQIDAVAATDLTVNDLLQKQASDEIEKAKDFHDPIINGQTIRGYGAFGFRQEDVALRQRFNEELAKFIGSPEHLQLVEKFGFDESTLPGSVTAKELSEAP, from the coding sequence ATGGGCGTAATTTTTTGGCAGGCCAATCGCCCTAATACCAGTGGAGAGACAACCTTAGCGAGAATCCAAAAGGCTGGCACCGTCCGCATTGGGTTCGCCAATGAGGCCCCCTACGGCTACCTCGATACTTCCACCGGAAAAGTCACCGGCGAAGCCCCTGAAATCGCGAAAGCGATCCTCAAGCGAATGGGCATCGATCACGTCCAACCCATCGTGGCCGACTTCGGCTCACTCATTCCTGGGCTGAAAGCCAAGCGATTCGACATCATTGCGGCCGGCATGTACATCACGCCTCAAAGGGCCAAGGAGATTTCGTTCTCGAATCCTTCCTACGCAATCGGCGAGTCGTTCATCGTCAAAGCTGGCAATCCGCTCCAATTGCACGGATATGAAGACGTACGTAATAACCCCGACGTCAAACTTGGCGTGATGGGTGGCAGCGTCGAGCAAGGATACGCCCGCGACATGGGAGTCGACGACAGCCAGGTGCTGGTTTTCTCTGACTACAACAGCGCGATCCTGGGACTCAAAGGGGGCCAGATCGATGCGGTCGCGGCGACCGACCTGACGGTCAACGATCTGCTGCAGAAGCAAGCCAGCGATGAAATTGAGAAAGCAAAAGACTTTCACGATCCGATCATCAATGGCCAGACGATTCGCGGTTATGGGGCGTTTGGCTTTCGCCAGGAAGACGTCGCCCTTCGCCAGCGGTTCAACGAAGAACTCGCCAAGTTCATTGGTTCGCCCGAACACTTGCAGTTGGTCGAGAAGTTTGGCTTCGATGAGTCGACCCTCCCAGGTAGCGTGACAGCAAAGGAGTTGTCGGAAGCACCGTGA